TTCTATTAGATCCAGAGAGACTCCCGTTCTGGCCCTTTTTTTCACACATGTTGAACGACGGCTGTTTTGGTGTGACTCCGCTCTTATTCGGTATCACTGTTATAATGATGTCTTTTGCAACAACTGCTGTGTGCATctatcaacttctgcaaTCAAATGCCCCCGATCTCGTTTCACGATTTTTGTACTACTTAGCCGTGCAGCATGCATAAAATTCCCGTCCGAAGATCGAGACTGAAACTCCATAACCCTCACATAGAAAGCTGATACAACTACTAGTACTCATGCTACATTGTTCCGTATGACCTAAAGAAAAGGCTTATAAGGCTCTGAAATTCCTAATATCTTATGACTTTGCATTTGTTTTTGAACTAAATCTACCTTTTGAAACCACAAGCAGCCCATGTGTTCAATCCAGATGGTCCTACATAGCCGTTAAAGAACAGTTTGCAATGCTCAAAGCAATTCTCTGAAATATCATGTGCCCTTGTCCAATGGACTTTCAAACCTGACTATATACCAAAAGCTTGTAGCTGCTTCCTACAAAGCGATGAGCCTTGTGCTTCTCCTTATTCGTTCTGACAATGAGTATTTTATCGCGGCTTAGCAATTATGAGCCTTGCAATTAAACACTTTTTAAGGTAATGTTCATTCATTCTGCGATCTCTAATCTATATACAATGGACTGCAGCATCACAAGGACATACCCTTAGTGAGATATTGGTGAGAAGGAAGTGTCTTGACGTTACCTACGGCAGATAAGGCTATGGGCTTATCCTTCAATCTGTAATTAGCCCAGTCGATGACGTCCTTCTTAGTGATAGCCTCAACTCTCTCAAAGACCTCTTCAGGAGACAAACGGAATCCTGTATTGACTAATTGTCTTCCAATATCTTCAGCTATAGCCGTAGAGTCGTCTAATGCTAAAACCAAGGAAGCCTTTAATTGTGCCTTCGATCTCTCCACTTCTTCCACAGTAATGTCACCAGACTTCAATCTAGCCCATTCTTTCATAACCGCATCTataaacaacttcaagttaGCATCTTTATCGGCGGTAAAATACACACCCATCAACCCGGTATCGGCATACGATGTAGTGTACGCCATGTACGAGTTGGCAATAGGGGTGTTTCCAGCGCCACCAATAGCAGCTGTTACGGCTAGAGGGGAAGGAGAGTTGGATCCAACACCGATAGATCTATCCCACGTTCCTATTATACCGTTGGCAACAGATGCCGTAAAGAAGTCTGGCGCTGACCAGCTTACACCTTCTACAGCTAAGGCAACATGTGTCGTTGGCAAAGAATCGTCTTGGATTCTGATTTCATCACCATAGAAGACTGGCAAATCACCTCCACTTTGTTTAAAGGGCTTTTCACTCTTCTTGATGTCTCCAAAGTACTTTTGTGCCTGTTTGACCAAGTCCTCGTGGTTGACACAGCCTACACCTATAAGTGCCATTCTGTCTCCCTTATAGTTAGTAGTGATGTAGTTTACAAGATCATCTCGTTGTATGGTCTTTATGAGCTCTCTGGGGCCCAAAATTGTTCTGCCCAAGTCTTGACTCTTGAAAGCAACTGCGTGCAAATGGTCAAACACCACTTCATCGTACATCTTGTCGACTTCGTCACTTTCTTGCAAGATGACATGTCTTTCATTCTCGATGGCCCTTTCTTCTAACTTTGACTTCGTCAATAAATCGCTCAAAATGTCGATGTTCTGGTTGATATCAGTCTCCAAACATTTTGTATAATAAACTGTGTTCTCTCTTGAGGTGTAAGCATTGATTTGAGAGCCGATGTTCTCTATTTCCAATTCTAAGTTCAACTGCGATCTCTTGTTGGTTCCCTTAAAAGCCAAATGTTCCAAGAAATGTGCAGTGCCACTACTGGCAGGGTTGTCGGCTCTCGAACCAGCATTGATCCACACGCCTACGGTGGCGGTTCTAGTTCCTGGCATGGATTCACTTGCTACTGTTAAACCATTGGGAAGAACTGATGTCTGGAAAGTTGGAACAGGAGATGCTGTGGTAAACAAACGACGTCCAGCAATAGTAGAGCGACTAAAACGTGATGCTCTAGCTAACATTTCGTGAATACTGGAAAATGAAACAAAAGTGAAGAGTTGTAGATGgcaagtgaaaaatagcAACTGAATGAGATAATATCTTGTCCCAAAGATCTAGATGTCTGAGAACTTAGAAATACAGATACTGCATATACTGTAAGCTTCAATAGAAGGGATTCAATATATTAAGTCAAGTCCTTATAGACATTTCGTATACCATGCGGTTACCATGTTAGAAGCTCGTTGAGGTATTGAAGAGAATATTGTAGAAATGCGGAATATATGGGTGAGCTGCTAAATGTTTTTGAACTGTCATTTCTTTCGTATTTTATATTAAATAAATGTCACGTTTGTAGATATGgaagatttttcagacCCATCTGATCTTCCTAGACTGGATTCAAATAAGATACGTAGGTTATCATGCATTTTTTGTAAAACATGAATGCTGAATAAGAGTGAGAAGCTTATTACAAGCTCAGGTGCAAATTTGGAACCAGACTCAAGTCCATATCAAGTCCATGTTAGTCTGCAAAAAGTCGCGAAGAAAATTTGCGCTTCAATAGAAATTTTTTGCGCTACAATTCTGTACTCTGTGGAGCcaatttcgcagccatttctaTCACTATTTGGCGCTAATCTTAAAAACTCCTTAAtagttttcttcttatagTTCTTATTCTACTTgcacttcttcaatatagTACACATTGGGATAATACATCCGGTTAATTAGTTTCATACATAGTGCAGCAACAGACTATCACGACTTTGCATCGACCTCAAATTCTAAACATCCTGAAGCAGATTTCCATTCAGATTGGAAATTATTCCTAAAATTGCCTTATAGAATCGAGACCGACCTAGGTAAGGCTGGAAGTCATCCTTAATTAATACCCTCAGAACCCCCAAGTATATCTATTCATTTTCAAGCCTATCCCCATACAGCAGCGTCTGCCGGCCAAGCCTCCCAAATTCATCTGAAAACTAAACTATTGTGGACAAAGAATCGTTCCGCAAATAGCGCTTAGTGTCGGTGATGGTTATAACTAGTGGACTGTCACTCTTGGAAGCAGTGCCCACAGATTAATTAATTCAGGGGGAACTCTATCTACCAGAGGAAAGTCAGAGGCAACAAGTTGTTCCTCTGGCGCTAGCCTGGCTGTGTGGATCGCCTTCTGTTTTTCACAGTTCTGTATACTTTCAAAGAAACCGGACCACTAATAACACCTGGAGGTAGCTGGATGCTCAACGTGGATGAGTATTTCGAATAGATAAGGCACGTCTATTCTTCAGGCGTTCATGAGGGATTGTCAGCCTTGGATGAGGATCCATGTTGGAAATGAGCTGTGGCTAGGATAGACCAAAGTTTGTCTTTTGACATTAACTTCACGCTAGTGTACTAAGGTTCTATTTGATTGTCGCAATCTGGTCTAAATGTACATGACGTCCGGGGTCCGCTTTAGAGGTTTGTTGCTGCTTTGCTAGTTACCAAGTCTGAATGGCTCTTGATCCAAAACAGTCGTGGTCGGGGTGTAGGTTTCTACGAAAACTATAGTACTGTAGGGTATATAGCGGTTTTGGGGGCTCTATCCTAATTGGGATGGACCTTACTTCTCTCCGCTGTGGGAGATGCAAAGGGAAACCTTATCATTAGGATAGAGTAAATTTGGTGGATCCCTACGGTCAGCCCATTGGCTGATTTTAGTCCACCCAAAATGAGGGCGAAGCACGGTTCGGCCCAAATGGGTTTTTTCATAATTTCCTTGCCTAACAAATCACAAAGTTCGGTAACAAGGTAGCGCCGTCTACATAGAAACCCTTCAAATCTATAAGTCAGTGACAGTAAACAGCTATTCGTTAAATCTACTATATGGTTAAAGAATGTCGGTTTATCCAAAAGTAGTTTTTCAAGACATTTAAAAGGTGGTTTGAGCTTAAACTGATGATTTTGTGATTCCCACAGTTAAGAACACACAAACGAGATATGGGTGCAGAAGacaattgaatttttttgatAGCTGAATTGGCTCACTTGAAAGTACCACAACGGAGCTCTAAAATTACAATCAACTTCCCAAAGATGTGAACGCTAGAATAGCAGGTCACATAGGCTGCTGTGTATCTTGCAACTGCATCCGAAAACTTTGTGTAGTCAAATAATAGCATTGTTGGTCTGTTCAATGACAAGAATTCTTTAAACTCGGCTATGAGTGATCCAGTAGGTTCAAGCAAGATATTGGTTATAATTGAGTAGCAAGACTTGTATCTGTTGTAGACAAGTGCTAAAGACCACATGCAATCTTGTGTCTAGGATCGTAGTGCAGTTTGCAATACTCTTGTTAAACTGCTATTAAAAGTTGTATAGACCTGAAAAAAATAAGGGACGCTTTCATTACTCTTCTCTGTTCTCTTTCTAGACCTTGCACAGGGAAATACATAAGTTCTTTATAATTTTTAGAATATGAATTACATTagaatttgaattgcttTCTTTAAGTgtttggctgcgaaattaTACCAATAAATATTATTAACGTTCAAATGTCAAAATGAACAACGGGAGACAAGCAACTGATAATATTAAGCCCTTTGGCTATATCAGTGCCTTTCACTATGTGTTTACTAGATCTTCAAGCATATAtcttcaccaccaccagaTCTCTTTATACCCCATAGACAAGGATGTCGCGCGACACAGTACGCGACATCGAAAATTTCTCATGAATAATAACAACCCAGTATACATTGATAAATGCGAATATGAAGTATTTATCTATTACAATCCCATTAATACCACTAAAACATACGCGCAATGGCTTACACTTCTCCTGCTGTTGTGATTGACAACGGCTCGTACACTACGAAAGCCGGGTTTGCTCTGGAGGACTTACCGTCACTAGTGTTTAGCACCAACTATGCGGTAGACAACAAGACCGGCAGCGTAATTGTAGGAGACGACGAGATCTGTGCCCAACCGGAAAACGAAGTCATGACACTTCTTGACAACGGCcttatctacaactttgacaatattgtGCACAACTGGCAGTATGTGTATGACAATATAGACAACCACAATGCCATAGATGCCAAAGAGTTTCCTCTTGTCTTGACAGAACAGTCATGGAACACCTCCAAAAACAGATTGACCGCCACCCAAATAGCGTTCGAGACATTGGAAGTGCCCATCTTCTCACTTGTGAAAACACCCATTGCTCAGTTGTACAGAGCTGGCAGATCTACTGGTCTTGTAATCGATGTAGGAGCTTCTGTCACTAGTGTAACTCCCATTTTGGACGGTATAATCCAGCACAAGTCGTGTTTCCATCTGAAATATGCCGGCAACTTTGTCAATCTTCATGTATTGGACTATTTA
This window of the Scheffersomyces stipitis CBS 6054 chromosome 6, complete sequence genome carries:
- the MAS1 gene encoding mitochondrial processing protease (go_function metalloendopeptidase activity~go_process proteolysis and peptidolysis), whose amino-acid sequence is MLARASRFSRSTIAGRRLFTTASPVPTFQTSVLPNGLTVASESMPGTRTATVGVWINAGSRADNPASSGTAHFLEHLAFKGTNKRSQLNLELEIENIGSQINAYTSRENTVYYTKCLETDINQNIDILSDLLTKSKLEERAIENERHVILQESDEVDKMYDEVVFDHLHAVAFKSQDLGRTILGPRELIKTIQRDDLVNYITTNYKGDRMALIGVGCVNHEDLVKQAQKYFGDIKKSEKPFKQSGGDLPVFYGDEIRIQDDSLPTTHVALAVEGVSWSAPDFFTASVANGIIGTWDRSIGVGSNSPSPLAVTAAIGGAGNTPIANSYMAYTTSYADTGLMGVYFTADKDANLKLFIDAVMKEWARLKSGDITVEEVERSKAQLKASLVLALDDSTAIAEDIGRQLVNTGFRLSPEEVFERVEAITKKDVIDWANYRLKDKPIALSAVGNVKTLPSHQYLTKGMSL